A region of Polyangiaceae bacterium DNA encodes the following proteins:
- a CDS encoding serine/threonine protein kinase: MSEIDRESLKERVGTVLRQRYTLDGLLDVGGMAAVYVGTHRNGRRVAIKILHGKFAASSDICQRFLREGYVANAVEHPGAVAVLDDDKAEDGAPFLVMELLKGVTLQERIEEVGALPPEEALYVVDQVLDVLAAAHEKGIVHRDIKPANVFLTRDGPIKVLDFGLARMRRESFSVDPTRDGLVLGTPSFIAPEQARGQNDLVDWRTDIWSVGAIAYTSLTGRYVHEESTSVKRLVAAATKPAPSIAAALPDLARHVVGLVDTALAFDKEQRFQTARLMQRATRAAYQAMMSGPVSDEGISTKPSWADGPSTDPERRIGGLASVTLISEQPADAGAHSIDVSFEEAIPLVSPQKPKVSPEPTLISGNPDADVVTDSMIASAEVVTESMLVDSGVMKSTDPGGPVFEDSKKESK; the protein is encoded by the coding sequence ATGTCGGAGATCGACCGCGAGAGCCTGAAGGAGCGGGTGGGGACCGTGCTCCGGCAGAGGTACACCCTGGACGGTCTGCTCGACGTCGGCGGCATGGCCGCGGTCTACGTGGGGACGCACCGCAACGGACGGCGCGTCGCCATCAAGATCTTGCACGGGAAGTTCGCGGCGAGCTCCGACATCTGTCAGCGCTTCCTGCGCGAGGGCTACGTGGCCAACGCCGTCGAGCACCCGGGGGCCGTGGCCGTGCTCGACGACGACAAGGCCGAGGACGGCGCGCCGTTCCTTGTGATGGAGCTCCTGAAGGGGGTCACCCTCCAGGAGCGCATCGAGGAGGTCGGCGCCTTGCCCCCGGAAGAGGCGCTCTACGTGGTGGACCAGGTGCTCGACGTGCTCGCTGCCGCTCACGAGAAGGGCATCGTGCACCGCGACATCAAGCCCGCGAACGTGTTCTTGACCCGCGACGGTCCGATCAAGGTGCTCGACTTCGGCCTCGCCCGGATGCGTCGCGAGTCCTTCTCCGTGGATCCGACTCGCGACGGGCTCGTGCTCGGCACGCCGAGCTTCATCGCGCCGGAGCAGGCCAGAGGTCAGAACGACCTGGTGGACTGGCGCACGGACATCTGGTCCGTCGGCGCCATCGCCTACACCTCGCTCACCGGTCGTTACGTGCACGAGGAGTCGACCAGCGTGAAGCGGTTGGTCGCGGCAGCGACCAAGCCGGCGCCCAGCATCGCGGCGGCGCTCCCCGATCTGGCCAGGCACGTCGTCGGGCTGGTGGACACCGCGCTGGCGTTCGACAAGGAGCAGCGCTTCCAGACCGCGCGGCTGATGCAACGGGCGACGCGCGCTGCTTACCAGGCCATGATGAGCGGACCGGTCAGCGACGAAGGCATCAGCACCAAGCCCTCCTGGGCGGATGGTCCGTCCACCGATCCGGAGCGGCGCATCGGCGGGCTCGCCAGCGTGACCCTGATCTCGGAGCAGCCGGCCGACGCCGGCGCTCACTCCATCGACGTCAGCTTCGAGGAGGCGATCCCGCTGGTCTCGCCCCAGAAGCCCAAGGTGTCGCCGGAGCCCACGCTGATCTCCGGCAACCCCGACGCGGACGTGGTCACCGACAGCATGATCGCCAGCGCAGAGGTCGTCACCGAGAGCATGCTCGTGGACTCCGGCGTGATGAAGTCCACCGACCCGGGCGGGCCGGTGTTCGAGGACTCGAAGAAAGAGTCCAAGTAG
- a CDS encoding FecR domain-containing protein codes for MDRDRLEEAWPVDEPPQGFAERVVERALEERAPRRRRGPTLAVASVLVAAAAAVLLWFSMRPVSSGGHLARERTELRLGNEATAVLEAGAKIDWRGREISQAAGEVFYRVEPGGPFVVKTPAGDVSVLGTCFRVRVGTAAPKGEHEMKRRDLAVAAGSAALAAVAVVTVYEGKVQLSHAGERVGLSAGEAGKLGPGAKKVSPEELADAEESLEGSAGGALATANENLARDISELNRRLKGIEKEKTKLEEQLSSAERELAKRTDGGAARGRHEFDLDQQDWSELAKDGTIKYRHPCFKPDGWKPGPERLEELGLAPDDVEPIDAAYKRSYERIWKTIRPLCAKAIGNADVVDVLGPDTCTHVVVDAMRKQEGASVSEAMRLVSEIRAGQKPPPVPGKEQHAVFDLFWGLTGEMGAFEADLAQTFGPEEAKRLAYSKALCAGHSTFGGPGPREK; via the coding sequence ATGGACCGCGACCGCTTGGAGGAGGCCTGGCCCGTCGACGAGCCGCCGCAGGGATTCGCGGAGCGCGTCGTCGAGCGCGCGCTCGAGGAGCGGGCCCCGCGGCGCCGCCGCGGCCCGACCCTGGCCGTCGCCAGCGTGCTCGTCGCGGCAGCGGCGGCGGTGCTGCTCTGGTTCTCGATGCGCCCGGTGAGCAGCGGCGGCCACCTGGCCCGCGAGCGCACCGAGCTCCGGCTCGGCAACGAGGCCACGGCCGTATTGGAGGCCGGCGCCAAGATCGACTGGCGCGGGCGTGAAATCAGCCAGGCCGCCGGCGAAGTGTTCTACCGCGTGGAACCCGGCGGCCCGTTCGTCGTGAAAACCCCTGCAGGCGACGTCAGCGTCCTGGGCACCTGTTTCCGGGTGCGCGTGGGCACGGCGGCCCCGAAGGGAGAGCACGAGATGAAGCGCAGGGACTTGGCGGTGGCGGCGGGCAGCGCAGCGCTCGCGGCGGTGGCGGTGGTGACGGTGTACGAAGGCAAGGTGCAGCTCTCCCACGCCGGGGAGCGCGTCGGGCTCTCTGCGGGGGAGGCCGGCAAGCTCGGACCCGGGGCCAAGAAGGTGAGCCCGGAGGAGCTGGCCGACGCCGAAGAGAGCCTCGAGGGCTCGGCGGGCGGAGCGCTGGCGACCGCCAACGAGAACCTGGCGCGCGACATCTCCGAGCTGAACCGGCGCCTGAAGGGCATCGAGAAGGAGAAGACGAAGCTGGAGGAGCAGCTCTCGAGCGCCGAGCGCGAGCTGGCCAAGCGCACCGACGGCGGCGCGGCCCGCGGTCGCCACGAGTTCGATCTGGACCAGCAAGACTGGAGCGAGCTCGCCAAGGACGGCACCATCAAATACCGCCATCCGTGCTTCAAGCCGGACGGCTGGAAGCCCGGTCCGGAGCGGCTGGAGGAGCTGGGGCTCGCGCCCGACGACGTCGAGCCCATCGACGCCGCCTACAAGCGCTCCTACGAGCGCATCTGGAAGACCATTCGGCCGCTTTGCGCCAAGGCCATCGGCAACGCCGACGTGGTGGACGTGTTGGGACCGGACACCTGCACGCACGTGGTAGTGGACGCGATGCGAAAGCAAGAGGGCGCCAGCGTGAGCGAGGCGATGCGACTCGTCTCCGAGATCCGCGCCGGCCAGAAGCCGCCCCCCGTCCCGGGCAAGGAACAACACGCCGTGTTCGACCTGTTCTGGGGCCTGACCGGGGAGATGGGCGCCTTCGAGGCGGATCTCGCGCAGACCTTCGGCCCGGAGGAGGCCAAGCGCCTCGCCTACTCGAAGGCGCTGTGTGCCGGGCACAGCACGTTCGGTGGCCCGGGCCCGCGCGAGAAGTAG
- a CDS encoding sigma-70 family RNA polymerase sigma factor, protein MALSGEAAPAVPGRELDPATLARARNGDPIAFRAFVVRYERPVFALLSRLMGRGREVEDLAQETFLRAFRALPGFDPDGPARVSTWLLTIATRLALDARKKRRPEPVVPDVASDTSSPERLARQLELRAALARAIEALPDDQRAAFVLAEFHDFSLKDIAEALGAPVGTIKTRVFRAREKLQGALADFKEDR, encoded by the coding sequence ATGGCTCTCTCGGGCGAGGCAGCGCCGGCGGTGCCAGGGCGCGAGCTCGATCCGGCCACGCTGGCCCGAGCGCGGAACGGGGACCCGATCGCCTTCCGCGCCTTCGTGGTGCGCTACGAGCGCCCGGTCTTCGCGCTGCTCTCCCGGCTCATGGGCCGCGGCCGGGAGGTCGAAGATCTCGCCCAGGAGACCTTCCTCCGGGCCTTCCGTGCCCTGCCGGGCTTCGACCCGGACGGTCCGGCGCGGGTCTCGACCTGGCTGCTCACCATCGCGACCCGGCTGGCCCTCGACGCCAGGAAGAAGAGGCGACCCGAGCCGGTGGTCCCCGACGTCGCCAGCGACACGAGCTCGCCGGAGCGTCTGGCGCGCCAGCTAGAGCTCCGAGCTGCTCTGGCGCGGGCCATCGAAGCGCTGCCCGACGATCAGCGCGCGGCCTTCGTGCTGGCGGAGTTCCACGACTTTTCGCTGAAAGACATCGCCGAGGCGCTGGGCGCTCCGGTCGGGACGATCAAGACCCGCGTGTTTCGCGCGCGCGAGAAGCTCCAAGGAGCCCTCGCGGATTTCAAGGAGGACCGCTGA
- a CDS encoding protein kinase, producing the protein MSGDAREPATPFGPFVLERRIAVGGSAEVFLARPKTGLLPAPKLVVKRLLAGRNESQFDVLDHEAELNRAISHQNVVTVFGAGMVGNEPYLAMEYVEGVDLYRLLRHAESEQRRLPLGVSVYITRCLAAALSAVHAAQNADGIPLGIVHRDVTPSNVYLSIDGEVKLGDFGIARVSEQVRPPSGDPGLKGKFGYLAPEQIAGEPFDHRADLFALAAILGEMLLGERVFPGSGQLAVLLAIRDANIEPLRSQSALMPPGLFAVCERALARAPSDRFATGDELAEALGPYELPSAKELRFELANLVREAGDSKRLARQIKDSVDRMRAVARRATPSPEKMPESVPPVPVSGRRTPPIAPRLGAAPARPAQNVEVSRVRRTDGRVLEALSLPRLLELVATGELMGDDEVAFGDGPFCRIREHVELARHLLPSTTQTTRDLHAPGTPDYRALLGDTPMMEVLAQMRRERETGALFVERADRTGAPQRKELYLRAGRLHHVASTDRSELLGEYLVRRRAISREQLDTALGSLSRFGGRLGDTVVGLGYVEAVDVFRAIRDQGRDRVAALCGWKRGSAVFYRGTDPGHVEFPLDLDLASPIMAGAIVQAGGEPRALLPIAETPLAPGPRHYTAFDPIEVGTVPVSLRMVPALAADRVTVGQALSRITAPRPAERAVGDKEAQAALVAAKVLGWADY; encoded by the coding sequence ATGAGCGGGGACGCCCGAGAGCCTGCCACGCCGTTCGGCCCCTTCGTGCTCGAGCGGCGCATCGCCGTCGGGGGCAGCGCGGAGGTGTTCCTGGCGCGTCCGAAGACGGGCCTCTTGCCGGCACCCAAGCTGGTGGTGAAGCGCCTGCTCGCGGGGCGGAACGAGAGCCAGTTCGACGTGCTGGACCACGAAGCCGAGCTCAATCGCGCCATCTCCCACCAGAACGTGGTCACGGTGTTCGGCGCCGGCATGGTTGGCAACGAGCCCTATCTGGCCATGGAGTACGTCGAGGGCGTCGATCTGTATCGCCTGCTCCGGCACGCCGAGAGCGAGCAGCGACGCCTCCCGCTCGGCGTTTCGGTCTACATCACGCGCTGCCTGGCGGCGGCGCTGTCCGCGGTCCACGCCGCTCAGAACGCCGACGGCATCCCCTTGGGCATCGTGCACCGGGACGTGACTCCGTCGAACGTGTACCTGTCGATCGACGGCGAGGTGAAGCTCGGCGATTTCGGCATCGCGCGGGTGAGCGAGCAGGTCCGCCCGCCGTCGGGCGATCCGGGCCTGAAGGGCAAGTTCGGCTACCTGGCGCCGGAGCAGATCGCCGGCGAGCCCTTCGACCATCGAGCGGACTTGTTCGCGCTGGCGGCCATCCTGGGCGAGATGCTACTCGGCGAGCGCGTCTTCCCGGGCAGCGGGCAGCTGGCGGTGCTGCTCGCCATCCGCGACGCGAACATCGAGCCGCTCCGCAGCCAGTCGGCGCTGATGCCCCCCGGGCTGTTCGCGGTCTGCGAGCGCGCGCTGGCGCGCGCGCCCTCGGATCGCTTCGCGACGGGGGACGAGCTCGCCGAAGCGCTCGGGCCCTATGAGCTCCCCAGCGCGAAGGAACTCCGCTTCGAGCTCGCCAACCTGGTCCGCGAGGCGGGTGACTCGAAGCGGCTCGCGCGCCAGATCAAGGACAGCGTCGATCGCATGCGCGCCGTCGCGCGCCGGGCCACGCCCAGCCCGGAGAAGATGCCCGAGTCCGTTCCCCCGGTTCCGGTCTCCGGGCGGCGCACCCCGCCCATTGCCCCGCGCCTGGGCGCAGCGCCCGCTCGCCCAGCCCAAAACGTCGAGGTGTCGCGGGTCCGGCGCACCGACGGACGCGTGCTCGAGGCCCTGAGCCTGCCGCGCCTCTTGGAGCTGGTCGCGACCGGCGAGCTGATGGGAGACGACGAGGTCGCATTCGGCGACGGTCCCTTCTGCAGGATCCGCGAGCACGTCGAGCTGGCGCGCCACCTCTTGCCCTCGACCACGCAGACCACGCGCGACCTGCACGCTCCCGGCACGCCGGACTACCGCGCGTTGCTCGGCGACACTCCGATGATGGAGGTCCTGGCACAGATGCGCCGCGAGCGCGAGACGGGCGCGCTGTTCGTCGAGCGCGCCGACCGCACGGGCGCCCCGCAACGCAAGGAGCTCTACCTCCGCGCGGGTCGCCTGCACCACGTCGCCTCCACCGATCGGAGCGAGTTGCTCGGCGAGTACCTGGTCCGCCGGCGAGCGATCAGCCGGGAGCAGCTCGACACCGCCCTCGGCTCGCTGTCACGCTTCGGCGGGCGCCTCGGCGACACCGTCGTCGGCCTGGGCTACGTCGAGGCCGTCGACGTGTTCCGAGCCATCCGCGACCAGGGACGCGACCGCGTGGCGGCGCTCTGCGGCTGGAAGCGGGGGTCGGCGGTGTTCTACCGGGGCACGGATCCTGGGCACGTGGAGTTCCCGCTCGATCTCGACCTGGCGAGCCCGATCATGGCCGGCGCCATCGTGCAGGCGGGGGGGGAGCCGCGCGCGCTCTTGCCGATTGCCGAGACCCCGCTGGCGCCAGGGCCCCGGCACTACACCGCCTTCGATCCCATCGAGGTCGGCACCGTCCCCGTCTCACTGCGCATGGTACCGGCGCTGGCGGCCGACCGCGTGACGGTCGGCCAGGCGCTCTCGCGCATCACCGCGCCCCGCCCGGCCGAGCGCGCGGTCGGCGACAAGGAGGCCCAGGCGGCCCTGGTCGCAGCGAAGGTGCTCGGCTGGGCCGATTACTGA
- a CDS encoding MATE family efflux transporter encodes MTDGGERIRKGAIPFEVARFGAPLALGMGLQVTFNLVDAYLISRLPHETAGPALGAIGICDQLAALGTIVSYGLSVATGAIVSRRQGAGDVAGVRAAAWQSLLLVLGLSLAFALAGVLGARFLLADVVGAKGRVAELGAEYLSVMLGGSFTIFLLLHLTTLQRALGSSKTPASLLVAANVLNFLFAVLLVYGPGEAPAVFSWGPPIARALGLPRLELMGAAWATVLARVVVLIPLWLILTRRFGLFGKDSRARPDLPAMSSLWRVGWPSSTQLVVRIAAMLVMHSLVARAYTTSSDQSATTALGIVFRLETMALFVGLGWGSAAQTFVGQNLGAGTPERARQSGWYAALYNATMMALLALAYRAFGHDIIAFFDRDARVIDVGQSYVAAVGFSYVGLGIGIVLGAAIQGAGATKQTLGLDSAVVFAFQLPAAWLVVFGLGLPLARLWQVIAWTYVAFAAVYVLSYRRGRFLETAAL; translated from the coding sequence ATGACTGACGGTGGCGAGCGCATCCGGAAAGGGGCCATCCCCTTCGAGGTCGCGCGCTTCGGCGCGCCTCTGGCGCTGGGCATGGGACTCCAGGTCACGTTCAACCTGGTGGACGCCTACCTGATCTCGCGCTTGCCGCACGAGACCGCCGGCCCAGCCCTGGGCGCCATCGGGATCTGCGATCAGCTCGCTGCGCTCGGCACCATCGTGAGCTACGGGCTGAGCGTCGCCACCGGCGCGATCGTCAGCCGCAGGCAAGGCGCAGGCGACGTGGCCGGCGTACGCGCCGCGGCGTGGCAGTCGCTGCTCCTGGTGCTCGGCCTGAGCCTGGCGTTCGCGCTCGCCGGAGTGCTCGGCGCGCGCTTCCTCTTGGCCGACGTCGTGGGCGCGAAGGGGCGCGTAGCGGAGCTGGGAGCCGAGTACCTGAGCGTGATGCTCGGGGGGAGCTTCACCATCTTCCTGCTCTTGCACCTGACCACGCTGCAACGCGCGCTCGGCAGCAGCAAGACTCCGGCCTCGCTCCTGGTGGCTGCCAACGTCCTGAACTTCCTGTTCGCGGTGCTCCTGGTCTACGGCCCGGGCGAGGCGCCCGCCGTGTTCAGCTGGGGCCCGCCCATCGCGCGCGCGCTGGGCCTGCCGCGCTTGGAGCTGATGGGCGCCGCCTGGGCGACCGTGCTCGCCCGCGTCGTGGTGCTGATCCCGCTCTGGTTGATCCTGACCCGCCGCTTCGGTCTGTTCGGCAAAGACTCCCGAGCTCGGCCGGACTTGCCCGCGATGAGCTCGCTGTGGAGGGTGGGTTGGCCCTCGAGCACTCAGCTGGTCGTGCGCATCGCGGCCATGCTGGTCATGCACTCGCTGGTGGCCAGGGCGTACACGACCTCCAGCGATCAGTCCGCCACCACCGCCCTCGGCATCGTATTCCGGCTCGAGACAATGGCGCTGTTCGTCGGCCTGGGCTGGGGCAGCGCGGCGCAGACCTTCGTCGGCCAGAACCTTGGCGCGGGCACTCCGGAGCGCGCCCGGCAGAGCGGCTGGTACGCCGCGCTCTACAACGCCACCATGATGGCGCTGCTCGCCCTCGCCTATCGCGCGTTCGGCCACGACATCATCGCCTTCTTCGATCGCGACGCGCGGGTCATCGACGTCGGACAGAGCTACGTCGCCGCCGTCGGGTTCAGCTACGTCGGGCTCGGGATCGGCATCGTGCTCGGAGCTGCCATCCAGGGAGCGGGAGCGACCAAGCAGACCCTGGGCCTCGACAGCGCCGTCGTCTTCGCCTTCCAGCTGCCCGCGGCGTGGCTCGTCGTGTTCGGCCTGGGCCTTCCGCTCGCTCGCTTGTGGCAGGTCATCGCCTGGACCTACGTGGCCTTCGCGGCGGTCTACGTGCTGAGCTACCGTCGGGGTCGGTTCTTGGAGACCGCGGCGCTCTGA